Proteins found in one Chloroflexota bacterium genomic segment:
- a CDS encoding PBP1A family penicillin-binding protein: MLMLTSPHSPATSPQKTMAQSNSNQTQLTPRQERRLARVARRQARPWWLKALILLVELLLIGVFCVLAAGLGGYWYFSRNLPSIDNLGTHRAFETTKLYARDGTTLLYEIFDPNAGQRTVVPFSAFSEYLKQATIAVEDSNFYTNPGVNLPSIARAALANLTDQESGQGGASTITQQLVRNVLLSPDERSQQTPQRKIREAILAYQISQRYSKDQILALYLNEIPYGNNAYGAEAAAQAYFGVSVSDLSLAQSAMLAGLPQSPSQLDPLVNADAAKKRQEIVLAAMVRNGVITPQQAEQAFAEVLYVKPAQVNLTAPHFVFYVRELLEARYGPELLYRGGLRVTTTLDPHWQAVAQQEVQQRISEIAAQNATNGSVVMLDRKTNQVLALVGSADYNNTAIDGQVNVALAERQPGSALKPFVYAAAMLRDWTAASVLWDVPTEYRFAGGEVYAPKNYDRSFHGPVSIRVALANSFNVPAVKTLDHVGIDEFLRLMQRVGISTLDDRPRYGLSLALGGGEVKLLELTTAYSVFANEGNYRPASTILKVVNTRGEVLEAWSEPPEQAVLGPDGNGLAFIISSMLSDNKAREWMFGPDNAMELPNDRPAAVKTGTTDDDRDSWTVGYTPSVVIGAWVGNSDNSPMQAVPGSFGAAVIWNRLMTKYHEGLPIEQFTPPSNVSEHEVCIPTGTKPSAACPNIRTEYFVNGTEPVETENVYRTVRIGPSGDCVALPNQPGEDRVFAIYPDEAGNWGETGGLGTPPTKPCPLVNSSSAGGANVAIALIEPSDGAALASPIRIRGSAAGDYSVAWGTGTNPSSWTTIIEGFGGISNGLLAMWNADGLPEGAYSLRLLVKQSNGMNEQRVTIYLDRTAPTISINVPASALRGQPLQFQVTAQDDRQLAKVEWTVNGEVFMRDQAPYSLDFSPTQAGNYRVVATAIDQAGNRATSSVSVLSVK; encoded by the coding sequence ATGCTGATGTTAACCAGCCCCCATTCCCCAGCGACCAGTCCCCAAAAGACTATGGCACAATCAAACAGCAATCAAACTCAATTAACTCCGCGCCAAGAACGGCGCTTGGCGCGGGTTGCCCGTCGTCAAGCCCGCCCGTGGTGGCTCAAAGCACTCATCCTGCTGGTTGAACTGCTGCTCATTGGCGTATTTTGTGTACTTGCGGCAGGCTTGGGCGGTTATTGGTATTTTAGCCGTAATTTGCCCTCAATTGATAATTTGGGCACCCATCGCGCCTTTGAAACCACCAAATTATATGCCCGCGATGGCACAACCTTGCTCTATGAAATTTTCGATCCCAATGCTGGTCAACGCACGGTCGTGCCATTCAGCGCCTTCTCCGAATATTTGAAACAGGCCACCATTGCGGTCGAAGATAGTAATTTTTATACCAATCCTGGGGTTAATTTGCCTTCGATTGCCCGCGCTGCGCTAGCCAATTTGACCGATCAAGAATCTGGTCAAGGTGGAGCATCAACCATTACTCAGCAATTGGTGCGCAATGTGTTGCTTTCGCCCGATGAACGCAGCCAGCAAACCCCGCAACGTAAAATTCGCGAAGCAATTTTGGCCTATCAAATTAGCCAACGCTATTCCAAAGATCAAATTTTGGCCTTGTATTTGAATGAAATTCCTTATGGCAATAATGCCTATGGCGCTGAGGCCGCTGCCCAAGCCTATTTTGGGGTTAGCGTGAGCGATTTGAGCTTGGCTCAATCAGCGATGTTGGCAGGCTTGCCGCAATCGCCGTCGCAACTTGACCCGTTAGTTAATGCCGATGCAGCAAAAAAACGCCAAGAGATCGTGTTGGCGGCAATGGTGCGCAATGGGGTGATTACGCCGCAACAAGCCGAGCAAGCTTTTGCCGAGGTGTTGTATGTCAAGCCAGCTCAAGTTAATTTAACCGCGCCGCATTTTGTGTTTTATGTGCGCGAATTGCTTGAAGCTCGTTACGGCCCCGAATTGCTCTATCGTGGCGGCTTGCGGGTCACCACGACGCTTGATCCACATTGGCAAGCGGTTGCCCAACAAGAAGTGCAACAACGCATTAGCGAAATCGCTGCCCAAAACGCGACCAATGGCTCGGTTGTGATGCTTGATCGCAAAACTAACCAAGTGTTGGCACTCGTTGGCTCAGCCGATTACAACAATACGGCGATTGATGGTCAAGTTAATGTGGCGTTGGCCGAACGGCAACCTGGTTCAGCACTCAAACCGTTTGTTTATGCGGCAGCCATGCTCCGCGATTGGACTGCCGCCAGCGTGCTATGGGATGTGCCAACCGAATATCGTTTTGCAGGCGGCGAAGTTTATGCGCCCAAAAATTATGATCGCAGCTTCCACGGCCCAGTTTCAATTCGCGTCGCATTGGCCAATTCATTCAATGTGCCAGCAGTCAAAACCCTCGATCATGTCGGCATTGATGAGTTTTTGCGTTTGATGCAGCGGGTTGGCATCAGCACCTTGGATGATCGCCCACGCTATGGTCTTTCGTTGGCACTGGGCGGTGGCGAGGTCAAGCTGCTTGAATTGACCACGGCCTACAGTGTTTTTGCCAACGAGGGTAATTATCGCCCAGCCTCAACCATTTTGAAGGTGGTGAATACTCGTGGCGAGGTGCTTGAGGCTTGGAGCGAACCACCAGAGCAAGCAGTGCTCGGCCCCGATGGCAATGGGCTTGCCTTTATTATTTCGAGCATGCTCAGCGATAACAAAGCCCGCGAATGGATGTTTGGGCCAGATAATGCCATGGAATTGCCCAACGATCGGCCTGCGGCGGTCAAAACTGGCACAACCGACGACGACCGCGATAGTTGGACGGTTGGCTATACGCCGAGCGTGGTGATTGGCGCATGGGTCGGCAACAGCGATAATAGCCCGATGCAAGCAGTACCAGGCTCGTTTGGTGCGGCGGTGATTTGGAATCGGCTGATGACCAAATATCACGAAGGCTTGCCGATAGAGCAATTTACCCCGCCTTCAAATGTTTCCGAGCATGAAGTTTGTATTCCAACTGGCACCAAGCCATCAGCCGCCTGCCCCAACATTCGCACTGAATATTTTGTCAATGGCACGGAGCCTGTCGAAACCGAAAACGTCTATCGCACCGTGCGCATTGGGCCAAGTGGCGATTGTGTAGCGCTGCCCAATCAGCCAGGTGAAGATCGAGTTTTTGCAATCTATCCCGATGAGGCAGGTAATTGGGGCGAAACTGGCGGCTTAGGTACTCCGCCAACCAAGCCTTGCCCGTTGGTAAATTCGAGCAGTGCTGGTGGCGCAAATGTGGCAATTGCTTTGATCGAGCCAAGTGATGGCGCGGCGTTGGCCTCGCCCATTCGAATTCGCGGCAGCGCGGCTGGCGATTACAGCGTAGCCTGGGGCACTGGCACTAATCCCAGCAGTTGGACGACAATTATCGAAGGCTTTGGCGGAATTTCCAATGGTTTGTTGGCAATGTGGAACGCCGATGGCTTGCCTGAGGGAGCCTATAGCCTGCGTTTGTTGGTCAAGCAAAGCAACGGAATGAATGAACAACGGGTAACAATCTATCTTGATCGAACTGCGCCAACGATTTCAATTAATGTACCAGCCTCGGCCTTACGCGGCCAACCACTGCAATTCCAAGTCACTGCCCAAGATGATCGGCAGCTAGCTAAAGTTGAGTGGACGGTTAATGGCGAGGTGTTTATGCGCGATCAAGCACCGTATAGCCTTGATTTCAGCCCAACCCAAGCTGGAAATTATCGGGTTGTGGCCACGGCAATTGATCAAGCAGGCAATCGCGCAACCAGCAGTGTTAGCGTGCTGAGCGTCAAATAA
- a CDS encoding DEAD/DEAH box helicase: MEPIYIALDLETTGLEPGRDEIIEVGAVKFRGNEVLETYQTLVKPKQVLPIKIARLTGIDAHELTTAPTFNSIGGQLAKFLKSYPIIGHSVDNDLRFLQQQGLKVTQPHYDTFDLATLLIPQLPNYSLSTIAEHLQIQHPDAHRALADAEASRLVFSALLDKLAELSAAELHSIAQTTQKLQWPLAKLFGEIAKRRVQTLWQAPIEFQPKPLVRPVALEPTGNQQELDAQAIGAMFGADGGFSRMFPGYEPRQPQIEMTEAIAEALNQGDTLMIEAPTGTGKSLAYLVPAAQWARQRGERVVISTNTINLQDQLCSKDIPTVQALLAEQPDQWPALRAVQLKGRSNYLCLKRYESFRAHPDHNEDQTRGLLKLQLWLPSTNSGDRAELMLIQGEQQVWNNVNVDPDQCLRQRCSLYNECFFFKARAEAENAHIVVANHALLMSDVKSPGILPRYDHLIIDEAHNLEDVATDQLGFTISQHSLTGLLNDMHSAGGVRLAGGVLNEWTQIFRLSTVDHKEQRKLEDLSADLRPNVDKAREAAQQLFSIFNDIMAKDRSVTQYDPQLRITSKVRRHTEWTQVEQTWENLSINLRKLGDGFGKLQAILDNLEGRDINGYDDLVMRVKGMVNACTELQRQFDLVIYGNEETVAWLTADQRRRELLVQAAPIHVGPLLTEDLWLKKRASILVSATLSVSNSFDYPKQRLGLDEATTMQLDSPFDYSKSTLIYLPTDMPEPNERNYQRAMEDALINLCKATGGRTLALFTANASLKQTYHGISESLEQADISTLAQGMDGSRRSLIQRFKSDPRTVLLGTASFWEGVDVVGDALSVLVITKLPFSVPNDPVFSARSEGFDDAFAEYSVPQAILRFKQGFGRLIRSKDDRGIVVVLDRRLLSKNYGRQFLESLPDCTIQRKPLAELATTAARWLV; the protein is encoded by the coding sequence GTGGAACCGATATATATCGCCTTGGATTTGGAAACAACTGGCTTAGAACCAGGGCGCGATGAGATTATTGAAGTCGGAGCAGTTAAATTTCGAGGCAACGAAGTTCTCGAAACCTACCAAACCTTGGTCAAACCCAAACAGGTGCTGCCGATTAAAATCGCCCGTTTAACTGGTATCGATGCCCATGAATTGACCACGGCTCCCACATTTAATAGTATTGGTGGACAATTAGCCAAATTTCTCAAAAGCTATCCAATTATTGGCCATTCAGTCGATAACGATTTGCGCTTTTTGCAACAACAAGGGCTAAAAGTTACCCAGCCGCATTACGATACTTTTGATTTGGCAACCTTGTTAATTCCCCAATTGCCCAATTATTCGCTTTCAACCATTGCCGAACACTTGCAAATTCAACACCCTGATGCGCACCGCGCCTTGGCCGATGCTGAAGCTAGTCGCTTGGTGTTTAGTGCATTGCTCGATAAATTAGCCGAATTATCGGCTGCCGAATTACATAGCATCGCTCAAACCACCCAAAAATTACAGTGGCCGCTAGCCAAACTATTTGGTGAAATTGCTAAACGCCGCGTGCAAACGCTTTGGCAAGCGCCGATCGAATTTCAACCAAAGCCGCTGGTGCGCCCCGTAGCTCTCGAACCAACGGGCAATCAGCAAGAACTCGATGCCCAAGCCATTGGCGCGATGTTTGGTGCAGATGGTGGGTTTAGCCGCATGTTCCCAGGCTACGAGCCACGCCAGCCCCAAATTGAAATGACCGAGGCGATCGCCGAAGCGCTCAATCAAGGCGATACCTTGATGATCGAAGCACCAACCGGCACTGGCAAAAGCTTGGCTTACCTTGTGCCCGCTGCTCAATGGGCACGCCAGCGCGGCGAACGAGTGGTCATCTCAACCAACACGATCAATCTCCAAGATCAGCTTTGCTCCAAAGATATTCCCACAGTGCAAGCGTTGTTGGCCGAGCAACCCGACCAATGGCCTGCCTTGCGGGCGGTGCAACTCAAAGGCCGCAGTAATTACCTATGTTTGAAGCGCTATGAATCCTTTCGTGCCCACCCCGACCACAACGAAGATCAGACCCGTGGGTTGTTGAAACTTCAACTTTGGCTGCCCTCGACCAACAGCGGCGATCGCGCCGAATTGATGTTGATTCAAGGCGAGCAACAAGTTTGGAACAATGTTAATGTTGATCCTGACCAATGTTTGCGCCAACGCTGCTCGCTCTATAATGAATGTTTCTTCTTCAAAGCCCGTGCTGAGGCTGAAAATGCCCATATCGTGGTGGCGAACCATGCTTTGCTAATGTCGGATGTCAAATCGCCTGGGATTTTGCCACGCTACGATCATTTGATTATCGACGAAGCGCATAATCTCGAAGATGTGGCGACTGATCAGTTGGGTTTTACGATTTCACAGCATAGCCTAACTGGTTTGCTCAACGATATGCATAGCGCTGGCGGCGTGCGTTTGGCGGGTGGCGTGCTTAACGAATGGACCCAAATTTTTCGTTTGAGCACTGTTGATCATAAAGAGCAGCGCAAACTCGAAGATCTCAGCGCCGATTTACGGCCAAATGTTGATAAAGCCCGCGAAGCAGCTCAGCAATTGTTCAGTATTTTCAACGATATTATGGCCAAAGATCGCAGCGTGACCCAATACGATCCCCAGCTGCGGATTACCAGCAAAGTGCGCCGCCACACCGAATGGACCCAAGTTGAGCAAACATGGGAAAATTTGAGCATCAATTTGCGCAAGTTAGGCGATGGTTTTGGCAAGCTCCAAGCAATTTTGGATAATCTCGAAGGCCGCGATATCAATGGCTACGACGATTTGGTGATGCGGGTCAAGGGCATGGTCAATGCTTGCACTGAATTGCAACGCCAATTTGATTTGGTGATTTATGGCAATGAAGAAACCGTCGCATGGCTGACTGCCGATCAACGCCGCCGCGAATTGTTGGTGCAGGCAGCGCCAATTCACGTTGGGCCATTGCTTACAGAAGATTTATGGCTGAAAAAACGCGCTAGCATCTTGGTGTCGGCAACGCTTTCGGTCAGCAACAGCTTCGACTACCCCAAACAACGCTTGGGTTTGGATGAAGCCACAACGATGCAACTCGATTCGCCCTTCGATTACAGCAAATCAACCTTGATCTACTTGCCAACCGATATGCCCGAACCCAACGAGCGCAATTATCAACGGGCCATGGAAGATGCCCTGATCAATTTATGCAAAGCGACTGGCGGGCGCACCTTGGCGCTGTTTACCGCCAATGCCTCGCTCAAACAAACCTATCATGGTATTAGCGAAAGCCTTGAGCAAGCCGATATTTCAACCTTAGCCCAAGGCATGGATGGCTCACGCCGTTCGCTGATCCAGCGCTTCAAATCTGACCCACGCACGGTTTTGTTGGGCACTGCCTCGTTTTGGGAAGGCGTTGATGTGGTTGGCGATGCTTTGAGTGTGCTGGTGATTACCAAATTGCCCTTTAGCGTGCCAAATGATCCAGTCTTTTCGGCACGATCTGAGGGCTTTGATGATGCTTTTGCTGAATATTCAGTGCCTCAGGCAATTTTGCGCTTCAAGCAAGGCTTTGGTCGCCTAATTCGCTCCAAGGATGATCGCGGGATTGTGGTGGTGCTTGATCGGCGCTTGCTTAGCAAAAATTATGGGCGGCAATTCCTCGAATCATTGCCCGATTGCACGATTCAACGCAAACCGCTGGCCGAATTGGCAACAACTGCCGCTCGTTGGTTGGTTTAA